The sequence TACTCAGTGAATTAAACACTAGGGATGCCGCCAAAAGCTGGCCGGTATTGTGCGCCAATCCACCGGCAATACTGATACCGATGACGCTGAACTTCTCGCGGCCCCACCGTACCAGCAGAAACATTACGACAAAGCTGAGTAACGAACCGGATAAGCTGAAGAGCAGACTGGAGAAAGTACCAAGCAAAAATGCGGTAAGCAAAGTCTTCAGAATAACCAGCAGAAATGCGTCACGTCCGCGCAAGAAGAAAATACAGGTCAGAATCATAATGTTGGCAAATCCCAGCTTTGCGCCAGGCATCAGCCCCATCCCCACTAACGGTATCTGTGCTTCCACAATGCTCAGTACTACAGCCACTGCAGCAAAAATGGCAATGATTACTGTTCTTTTTAAGACTGTTGCTGATTCACTACTGGACATAGGCATCTACATCATCCTCCCCCGATACACTAGCGATCTCCACTAATACTCGGTGCGGCAAACAGACAATGGTCTGTTTGGGCAGGGTAATAAAACCAAAACCAAGGCATATCTTATCGGGGCAATCGGCATCATACATTTCAATCCCGTAATCATGCACCTTCAAAATGTTATAGCCACGTTCTGTGCGGATCTCAACTGTTTGTTCTTCTTCTGTAAGCTTT comes from Paenibacillus sp. 19GGS1-52 and encodes:
- a CDS encoding Gx transporter family protein; protein product: MPMSSSESATVLKRTVIIAIFAAVAVVLSIVEAQIPLVGMGLMPGAKLGFANIMILTCIFFLRGRDAFLLVILKTLLTAFLLGTFSSLLFSLSGSLLSFVVMFLLVRWGREKFSVIGISIAGGLAHNTGQLLAASLVFNSLSILYYLPILLITGVVTGIAVGFAVRYLVASLSKISIFEEFLD
- a CDS encoding NusG domain II-containing protein translates to MKRADVLLISIVLVAALAFLLPKWFSDNEDKGGAGKNRVANVMVDGKLFRTVKLTEEEQTVEIRTERGYNILKVHDYGIEMYDADCPDKICLGFGFITLPKQTIVCLPHRVLVEIASVSGEDDVDAYVQ